From Columba livia isolate bColLiv1 breed racing homer chromosome 5, bColLiv1.pat.W.v2, whole genome shotgun sequence, one genomic window encodes:
- the PATL1 gene encoding protein PAT1 homolog 1 isoform X1 yields the protein MFRYQSLEDCPLDEDEDAFQALGEEDEDIDQFNDDTFGAGAVDDDWQEAHERLAELEEKPAVTREQDGAGNEEADLLGDPEDVLAERLTRLVIDSELEDPAIMQAVQTRVPAQQPGGLNSSIWDSSAVLRRIRGPLLTQEMPSVSVLDYALPQRPPQPREEERDPSERALPRRSSSPVIGSPPVRAVPIGTPPKQAAAPNFNQQILCPKPVHIRAAVQQRYPPPYGDRMSPNQLCNVPNSSILGHPFPHSVSPVLTHLQRAQLLGGAQAGRMSPSQFARVSGLVGNPLPSVNPKLLQGRVGQMMSPASGFRAFFGAPPAPPPSQPPPGPGSHLQSLRPQPQMFRPDTTHLHPQHRRLLHQRQQQNRNQHRGLNGSVGDRGGHRSGHQEQARKDPYANLMLQREKDWVAKIQMMQLQSTDPYLDDYYYQNYFQKLEKLAAAEEVQGDGPKKERTKLITPQVAKLEHTYKPVQFEGSLGKLTVSSVNNPRKMIDAVVTSRGEDDETKEKQVRDKRRQTLVTIEKTYSLLLDVEDYERRYLLSLEGDRPALMGERKQKICDMYDNLRGKTPGQERPSDDHFMQIMCIRKGKRLVARIVPFLSPEQAADVLMATARNLPFLIKKDAQDEVLPCLLRPFSHVLYHLPLGTVTSLVQQLTNLPQKGGTTTPPNPHLTAVLQNKFGLSLLYLTLSRGEELQSSDTNAELLRDNQWTELMLMATRELLRIPAGALAKPVAPPSNLLALFSRYVDPQKLNLLETKLHLVHGIR from the exons ATGTTCCGGTACCAG TCCCTGGAGGACTGTCCGCTGGACGAGGACGAAGACGCTTTCCAGGCCCTGggggaggaagatgaagataTTGATCAGTTTAACGATGACACGTTTGGAGCCGGGGCTGTTG ATGACGACTGGCAGGAGGCACACGAGCGGCTGGcggagctggaggagaaaccaGCGGTGACCAGGGAGCAGGATGGAGCTGGTAATGAGGAGGCGGATCTGCTGGGGGATCCCGAGGATGTGCTGGCAGAGCGGCTGACCAGGCTGGTCATCGACAGCGAGCTGGAGGACCCTGCTATCATGCAGGCCGTGCAGACCAGGGTCCCTGCACAG CAGCCTGGAGGGCTGAACTCCAGCATCTGGGACAGCTCAGCCGTCCTGCGGCGGATCCGGGGGCCGCTCCTCACTCAG GAGATGCCATCGGTGTCCGTGCTGGACTATGCTCTGCCCCAGAGACCCCCCCAGCCTCGAGAAGAGGAGCGGGACCCCTCGGAGCGAGCGTTACCCCGCCGGTCCTCGTCCCCTGTCATCGGGAGCCCCCCTGTCCGGGCTGTCCCCATCGGCACCCCACCCAAACAAGCTGCTGCCCCCAACTTCAACCAGCAG ATCCTGTGCCCAAAGCCCGTCCACATCCGAGCGGCCGTGCAGCAGCGTTATCCCCCTCCCTACGGCGACAGGATGTCCCCAAACCAGCTCTGCAACGTACCG aATTCCTCCATCCTGGGCCACCCATTCCCCCACAGCGTCTCTCCTGTCCTCACCCACCTGCAGCGAGCACAGCTGCTTGGAGGAGCCCAG GCCGGCCGAATGTCCCCCAGCCAGTTTGCCCGGGTCTCCGGTCTGGTTGGGAACCCCCTCCCCTCCGTCAACCCCAAGTTACTCCAGGGCAGAGTCGGGCAGATGATGTCTCCGGCCAGCGGCTTTCGTGCCTTTTTTGGGGCTCCCCCTGCTCCGCCTCCCTCGCAGCCCCCGCCGGGCCCCGGATCCCACCTGCAGAGCCTGAG GCCACAGCCCCAAATGTTTCGGCCGGACACGAcccacctgcacccccagcaccgCCGGCTCCTGCAccagcggcagcagcagaacCGAAA CCAACACCGCGGCCTCAACGGCTCGGTGGGGGACCGAGGGGGTCACCGGAGCGGTCACCAGGAGCAGGCGCGGAAAGACCCCTACGCCAACCTCATGCTGCAGCGGGAGAAGGACTGGGTGGCCAAAATCCAGATGAtgcagctgcagagcactgATCCCTACCTGGATGATTATTATTACCAG AATTATTTCCAGAAGCTGGAGAAGTTGGCTGCGGCCGAGGAAGTTCAGGGCGATGGCCCCAAAAAGGAACGGACGAAACTCATCACCCCCCAGGTGGCCAAGCTGGAGCACACCTACAAGCCAG TGCAGTTCGAGGGTTCGCTCGGGAAACTCACGGTCTCCAGCGTCAACAACCCTCGGAAGATGATCGATGCGGTGGTGACGTCCCGTGGGGAGGATGAT GAGACGAAGGAGAAGCAGGTTCGGGATAAGAGACGGCAAACCCTCGTCACCATCGAGAAG ACGTACAGTCTCCTCCTGGACGTGGAGGACTACGAGCGCCGCTACCTCCTGAGCCTGGAAGGCGACCGGCCGGCGCTGATGGGCGAGAGGAAGCAGAAAATCTGCGACATGTACGATAACCTGAGGGGGAAAACGCCCGGGCAGGAGAG GCCCAGCGACGATCACTTCATGCAGATCATGTGCATCCGCAAAGGCAAACGCCTCGTCGCCCGCATCGTCCCCTTCTTGTCACCCGAACAAGCGGCCGACGTCCTCATGGCCACCGCCCGAAACCTGCCCTTCCTCATCAAAAAAGACGCTCAGGACGAG gtgctgccctgcctgctgagACCCTTCTCACATGTTCTGTATCACCTGCCCTTGGGGACGGTCACCAGCCTGGTGCAGCAGTTAACCAACCTACCTCAGAAGGGGGGGACAACgaccccccccaacccccaccTCACTGCCGTGCTCCAAAATAAG ttTGGTCTGTCCCTCCTGTACTTGACCTTGAGCCGGGGGGAGGAACTGCAGAGCTCGGACACCAACGCGGAGCTGCTGCGGGACAACCAGTG GACGGAGCTGATGCTCATGGCCACTCGGGAGCTGCTGCGGATCCCGGCGGGGGCTCTGGCCAAACCCGTGGCCCCCCCCTCCAATCTGCTCGCCCTCTTCTCCCGCTACGTCGACCCCCAGAAGCTGAACCTGCTGGAGACAAAATTGCA CTTGGTGCACGGGATCCGGTAG
- the PATL1 gene encoding protein PAT1 homolog 1 isoform X2 has product MFRYQSLEDCPLDEDEDAFQALGEEDEDIDQFNDDTFGAGAVDDDWQEAHERLAELEEKPAVTREQDGAGNEEADLLGDPEDVLAERLTRLVIDSELEDPAIMQAVQTRVPAQPGGLNSSIWDSSAVLRRIRGPLLTQEMPSVSVLDYALPQRPPQPREEERDPSERALPRRSSSPVIGSPPVRAVPIGTPPKQAAAPNFNQQILCPKPVHIRAAVQQRYPPPYGDRMSPNQLCNVPNSSILGHPFPHSVSPVLTHLQRAQLLGGAQAGRMSPSQFARVSGLVGNPLPSVNPKLLQGRVGQMMSPASGFRAFFGAPPAPPPSQPPPGPGSHLQSLRPQPQMFRPDTTHLHPQHRRLLHQRQQQNRNQHRGLNGSVGDRGGHRSGHQEQARKDPYANLMLQREKDWVAKIQMMQLQSTDPYLDDYYYQNYFQKLEKLAAAEEVQGDGPKKERTKLITPQVAKLEHTYKPVQFEGSLGKLTVSSVNNPRKMIDAVVTSRGEDDETKEKQVRDKRRQTLVTIEKTYSLLLDVEDYERRYLLSLEGDRPALMGERKQKICDMYDNLRGKTPGQERPSDDHFMQIMCIRKGKRLVARIVPFLSPEQAADVLMATARNLPFLIKKDAQDEVLPCLLRPFSHVLYHLPLGTVTSLVQQLTNLPQKGGTTTPPNPHLTAVLQNKFGLSLLYLTLSRGEELQSSDTNAELLRDNQWTELMLMATRELLRIPAGALAKPVAPPSNLLALFSRYVDPQKLNLLETKLHLVHGIR; this is encoded by the exons ATGTTCCGGTACCAG TCCCTGGAGGACTGTCCGCTGGACGAGGACGAAGACGCTTTCCAGGCCCTGggggaggaagatgaagataTTGATCAGTTTAACGATGACACGTTTGGAGCCGGGGCTGTTG ATGACGACTGGCAGGAGGCACACGAGCGGCTGGcggagctggaggagaaaccaGCGGTGACCAGGGAGCAGGATGGAGCTGGTAATGAGGAGGCGGATCTGCTGGGGGATCCCGAGGATGTGCTGGCAGAGCGGCTGACCAGGCTGGTCATCGACAGCGAGCTGGAGGACCCTGCTATCATGCAGGCCGTGCAGACCAGGGTCCCTGCACAG CCTGGAGGGCTGAACTCCAGCATCTGGGACAGCTCAGCCGTCCTGCGGCGGATCCGGGGGCCGCTCCTCACTCAG GAGATGCCATCGGTGTCCGTGCTGGACTATGCTCTGCCCCAGAGACCCCCCCAGCCTCGAGAAGAGGAGCGGGACCCCTCGGAGCGAGCGTTACCCCGCCGGTCCTCGTCCCCTGTCATCGGGAGCCCCCCTGTCCGGGCTGTCCCCATCGGCACCCCACCCAAACAAGCTGCTGCCCCCAACTTCAACCAGCAG ATCCTGTGCCCAAAGCCCGTCCACATCCGAGCGGCCGTGCAGCAGCGTTATCCCCCTCCCTACGGCGACAGGATGTCCCCAAACCAGCTCTGCAACGTACCG aATTCCTCCATCCTGGGCCACCCATTCCCCCACAGCGTCTCTCCTGTCCTCACCCACCTGCAGCGAGCACAGCTGCTTGGAGGAGCCCAG GCCGGCCGAATGTCCCCCAGCCAGTTTGCCCGGGTCTCCGGTCTGGTTGGGAACCCCCTCCCCTCCGTCAACCCCAAGTTACTCCAGGGCAGAGTCGGGCAGATGATGTCTCCGGCCAGCGGCTTTCGTGCCTTTTTTGGGGCTCCCCCTGCTCCGCCTCCCTCGCAGCCCCCGCCGGGCCCCGGATCCCACCTGCAGAGCCTGAG GCCACAGCCCCAAATGTTTCGGCCGGACACGAcccacctgcacccccagcaccgCCGGCTCCTGCAccagcggcagcagcagaacCGAAA CCAACACCGCGGCCTCAACGGCTCGGTGGGGGACCGAGGGGGTCACCGGAGCGGTCACCAGGAGCAGGCGCGGAAAGACCCCTACGCCAACCTCATGCTGCAGCGGGAGAAGGACTGGGTGGCCAAAATCCAGATGAtgcagctgcagagcactgATCCCTACCTGGATGATTATTATTACCAG AATTATTTCCAGAAGCTGGAGAAGTTGGCTGCGGCCGAGGAAGTTCAGGGCGATGGCCCCAAAAAGGAACGGACGAAACTCATCACCCCCCAGGTGGCCAAGCTGGAGCACACCTACAAGCCAG TGCAGTTCGAGGGTTCGCTCGGGAAACTCACGGTCTCCAGCGTCAACAACCCTCGGAAGATGATCGATGCGGTGGTGACGTCCCGTGGGGAGGATGAT GAGACGAAGGAGAAGCAGGTTCGGGATAAGAGACGGCAAACCCTCGTCACCATCGAGAAG ACGTACAGTCTCCTCCTGGACGTGGAGGACTACGAGCGCCGCTACCTCCTGAGCCTGGAAGGCGACCGGCCGGCGCTGATGGGCGAGAGGAAGCAGAAAATCTGCGACATGTACGATAACCTGAGGGGGAAAACGCCCGGGCAGGAGAG GCCCAGCGACGATCACTTCATGCAGATCATGTGCATCCGCAAAGGCAAACGCCTCGTCGCCCGCATCGTCCCCTTCTTGTCACCCGAACAAGCGGCCGACGTCCTCATGGCCACCGCCCGAAACCTGCCCTTCCTCATCAAAAAAGACGCTCAGGACGAG gtgctgccctgcctgctgagACCCTTCTCACATGTTCTGTATCACCTGCCCTTGGGGACGGTCACCAGCCTGGTGCAGCAGTTAACCAACCTACCTCAGAAGGGGGGGACAACgaccccccccaacccccaccTCACTGCCGTGCTCCAAAATAAG ttTGGTCTGTCCCTCCTGTACTTGACCTTGAGCCGGGGGGAGGAACTGCAGAGCTCGGACACCAACGCGGAGCTGCTGCGGGACAACCAGTG GACGGAGCTGATGCTCATGGCCACTCGGGAGCTGCTGCGGATCCCGGCGGGGGCTCTGGCCAAACCCGTGGCCCCCCCCTCCAATCTGCTCGCCCTCTTCTCCCGCTACGTCGACCCCCAGAAGCTGAACCTGCTGGAGACAAAATTGCA CTTGGTGCACGGGATCCGGTAG